GCGTGGCCACCATCGTTAATGGATTCATGGATTGACGTGGAGGATCGGTGTCCTATGGAGTACCCGTATACGAGTCGCTATCCCTGCCCGTGTTGTGGCTATCACACCGTCGAAGAGCCTGGGCATTACGATCTCTGCGCCATCTGTTGGTGGGAAGATGATCCCATGCAATCAGCGCATCCCGACTACTGCGGTGGGGCAAATATCGAATCATTGAACGAGGCACAGCACAATTACCGCTGCTATGGGGCCATATCGAGGGGTGCGCACCCCTTTGTTCGTCTACCCCATCCCGATGAGTATCCCGATAGCGGTCGTTGACCACCATTCGTGCGGCCAGCCGCAGACTGACCATACCGCTTGTTATAAAATCGCCAATTAACAACGCTTTCACATTTCATCACAAACCCACGATTCGTGCTCCCGAACGCCACACCATTAAAACTATTAATGCTAGGGCCGTTTTTCGCCGAATGGACCTGCAACCTGCTAAATGGCCTCAATCGAATGCAACACATTCGCGTTCTTGGCGATCCATTTGATGTTTCTATGCCCTATAATCCTAATCCTTAATAGAAAGAAGGATACTACTCGATGATTAATCCATTAGTGCAACAACTGAATAATGAAATTACTGCATTTCGGATTCGTTATGGACGAGGAGTTACCGACATACACATCCTTGCATGGAGAGGATATCTTATCGGATTGTATCAATATACAATTATCTCAGAAGGAGAATATACGTACCTTCTCCATCAATTACCACCTATCAAGGACGTACCTGGCGATGCTGTAGTGTGTTCTGGCGATCAAATCACGGTCATTGCGGTTAATGATACCTATCAATGGGTTGCGGAACTGGAAGGTCGTCTGCATGCAAGCCTTTATCAGTATGGTAAC
This genomic interval from Herpetosiphon gulosus contains the following:
- a CDS encoding CPCC family cysteine-rich protein produces the protein MEYPYTSRYPCPCCGYHTVEEPGHYDLCAICWWEDDPMQSAHPDYCGGANIESLNEAQHNYRCYGAISRGAHPFVRLPHPDEYPDSGR